The Luteimonas galliterrae genome contains a region encoding:
- a CDS encoding efflux RND transporter permease subunit: MLLSDISIKRPVFATVMSLILIVLGVVSFTRLPLRELPDVDPPVVSVSTTYTGASAAVVESRITQVLEDAISGIEGVDLITADSRNGRSNINIEFNLSRDIEGAANDVRDAVSRVANRLPTEIDPPQVSKQESDSAPIMFFNLSDPAMSAEELTDYADRYLSDQFSSIDGVSSINIGGGQRYAMRVWLDDKAMAARGLTVDDINGALQRENVELPGGSLESTAREFALRVMRGYQTPESFAGLVVGKGSDGHVITLGEVARVELGSEDRRAYYHGNGVPQVGIGIVATSTANRLQVAHDAKALAERMATTLPQGMRIALAFDSTVFVDAAVEEVYKTLAEAIALVLVVVFVFLGSVRASLIPAVTVPICITAAFIALYAFDFSINQLTLLSLVLSIGLVVDDAIVVLENCQRRVDLGEPPLLAGLRGTRQVAFAVIATTVVLIAVFLPIAFMEGNQGRLFRELAVAVAGAVLISGFVALTLTPMMCSVLLRPHTHKRGFNNWVNDRLGTLTRWYRNLLGKVIGRGWLLAAAMLTTFAISGLLFKLVPSELAPVEDRGNFTVSMTGPEGAGYDYMVEQAAQVEKRLLAYTGDDKPVNRVIIRVPGGFGGSGGVMNSGRAIVFLKPWDEREITTQDLVEQVRKDLADIPGVRITTEVQQGLVRGGGRPVQFVLRGPTYETLAQWRDRMLQRMDENPGLVNVDYDYKETLPQIRVNIDKARAADLGVPVEAIGNTLQTMLGSLRTGTYEKDGQEYYVMTQASLENRRSPSDITGLYVRSTTTDRLIPLSNLVKLEEIAEAGTLSRFNRMRAITLTAGLAPGYTVGEALEYLRGLAAQELPPEAQIDYKGESREFQKSSTAVFFTFGMALLVVFLVLAAQFESFLHPIVIMLTVPLAMLGALIGLSVWSTSLNLYSQIGIVMLVGLAAKNGILIVEFANQLRDEGRSVAEAIVESATVRLRPILMTSVAMICGAMPLMLSTGAGAASRSSIGVVIVFGVAFSTLLSLFAVPAFYSLLARFTHSPEAVAHELAKLEKEVPPVGGHA, from the coding sequence ATGCTGCTTTCCGATATTTCGATCAAGCGCCCCGTCTTCGCGACGGTGATGTCGCTCATCTTGATCGTGCTGGGCGTGGTGTCGTTCACCCGCCTGCCGCTGCGCGAATTGCCGGATGTGGATCCGCCGGTCGTGTCGGTGAGCACCACCTACACCGGCGCTTCGGCGGCGGTGGTGGAAAGCCGCATCACGCAGGTGCTGGAGGACGCGATCAGCGGCATCGAAGGCGTCGACCTGATCACCGCGGACAGCCGCAACGGCCGCTCCAACATCAATATCGAGTTCAACCTGTCGCGCGATATCGAAGGCGCGGCCAACGACGTGCGCGATGCGGTCAGCCGCGTCGCCAACCGGCTGCCGACGGAGATCGATCCGCCGCAGGTGTCCAAGCAGGAAAGCGATTCCGCGCCGATCATGTTCTTCAACCTCAGCGATCCGGCGATGAGCGCCGAGGAGCTGACCGATTACGCGGACCGCTATCTTTCCGACCAGTTCTCCTCGATCGACGGCGTGTCCTCGATCAACATCGGCGGCGGCCAGCGCTACGCCATGCGCGTCTGGCTGGACGACAAGGCGATGGCCGCGCGCGGGCTGACCGTCGACGACATCAACGGCGCGCTGCAGCGCGAGAACGTGGAATTGCCCGGCGGCAGCCTGGAATCGACCGCGCGCGAATTCGCGCTGCGGGTGATGCGCGGCTACCAGACCCCGGAAAGCTTCGCGGGCCTGGTGGTCGGCAAGGGCAGCGACGGCCACGTCATCACCCTGGGCGAGGTGGCGCGGGTCGAGCTCGGTTCGGAGGACCGCCGCGCCTATTACCACGGCAATGGCGTGCCCCAGGTCGGCATCGGCATCGTCGCCACTTCGACCGCGAACCGGCTGCAGGTCGCGCACGACGCCAAAGCCTTGGCCGAACGCATGGCGACGACCCTGCCGCAGGGCATGCGCATCGCCCTCGCATTCGATTCCACGGTCTTCGTCGATGCGGCCGTGGAAGAGGTCTACAAGACGCTGGCCGAAGCGATCGCGCTGGTGTTGGTGGTGGTGTTCGTGTTCCTCGGCAGCGTGCGCGCGTCGCTGATCCCGGCGGTGACGGTGCCGATCTGCATCACCGCGGCCTTCATCGCGCTGTACGCGTTCGATTTTTCGATCAACCAGTTGACCTTGCTGTCGCTGGTGCTGTCGATCGGCCTGGTGGTGGACGATGCGATCGTGGTGTTGGAGAACTGCCAGCGCCGCGTCGATCTGGGCGAGCCGCCGCTGTTGGCCGGCTTGCGCGGCACGCGCCAAGTGGCGTTCGCGGTGATCGCCACCACCGTCGTGCTGATCGCTGTGTTCCTGCCGATCGCGTTCATGGAAGGCAACCAGGGCCGGCTGTTCCGCGAGCTCGCCGTGGCGGTGGCCGGTGCGGTGCTCATCTCCGGTTTCGTCGCGCTCACCCTGACGCCGATGATGTGCTCGGTGCTGCTGCGGCCGCATACGCACAAGCGCGGCTTCAACAACTGGGTCAACGATCGGCTCGGTACCCTGACGCGCTGGTACCGCAATCTGCTCGGCAAAGTGATCGGACGCGGGTGGCTGCTGGCGGCGGCGATGCTGACGACGTTCGCGATCAGCGGCCTGCTGTTCAAGCTCGTGCCGTCGGAACTCGCCCCAGTTGAGGACCGCGGCAACTTCACCGTCAGCATGACCGGACCGGAAGGCGCGGGCTACGATTACATGGTCGAGCAAGCAGCGCAGGTCGAGAAGCGGTTGCTGGCCTACACCGGCGACGACAAACCGGTCAACCGCGTGATCATCCGTGTGCCCGGCGGCTTCGGCGGCAGCGGCGGCGTAATGAACAGCGGCCGCGCCATCGTTTTCTTGAAGCCCTGGGACGAGCGCGAAATCACCACGCAGGACTTGGTGGAACAGGTGCGCAAGGATCTGGCGGACATCCCGGGCGTACGCATCACCACCGAAGTCCAGCAAGGCCTGGTGCGCGGCGGCGGCCGGCCGGTGCAGTTCGTGCTGCGCGGCCCCACCTACGAAACGCTGGCGCAATGGCGCGACCGCATGCTGCAGCGCATGGACGAGAATCCCGGGCTCGTCAACGTCGATTACGACTACAAGGAAACCCTGCCGCAGATCCGGGTCAACATCGACAAGGCGCGCGCCGCCGATCTCGGCGTACCGGTGGAGGCGATCGGCAACACGCTGCAGACCATGCTCGGCTCGCTGCGCACGGGCACCTACGAGAAGGACGGCCAAGAGTATTACGTGATGACCCAGGCCAGCCTGGAGAACCGGCGCAGCCCGAGCGACATCACCGGCTTGTACGTGCGTTCCACTACCACCGACCGGCTGATCCCGCTGTCGAACCTGGTGAAGCTGGAGGAGATCGCCGAGGCCGGCACGCTCAGCCGCTTCAACCGGATGCGCGCGATCACGCTCACCGCCGGCTTGGCGCCGGGCTATACGGTCGGCGAGGCGCTCGAATACCTGCGCGGCTTGGCCGCGCAGGAACTGCCGCCGGAAGCGCAGATCGACTACAAGGGCGAATCGCGCGAATTCCAGAAATCCAGCACCGCCGTGTTCTTCACCTTCGGCATGGCCTTGCTGGTGGTGTTCCTGGTGCTCGCGGCGCAGTTCGAGAGCTTCCTGCATCCGATCGTGATCATGCTGACGGTGCCGCTGGCGATGCTCGGCGCCTTGATCGGCCTGTCGGTGTGGAGCACCAGCTTGAACCTGTACAGCCAGATCGGCATCGTCATGCTGGTCGGCCTGGCGGCCAAGAACGGCATCCTGATCGTCGAATTCGCAAATCAGTTGCGCGACGAAGGCCGCAGCGTGGCCGAAGCGATCGTGGAATCCGCCACGGTGCGCCTGCGGCCGATCCTGATGACATCGGTGGCGATGATCTGCGGCGCGATGCCGTTGATGCTGTCGACCGGCGCCGGCGCAGCCAGCCGCTCGTCGATCGGCGTGGTGATCGTGTTCGGCGTCGCGTTCTCGACGCTGCTGTCGCTGTTCGCGGTCCCTGCGTTCTACAGCCTGCTGGCGCGCTTCACCCATTCGCCCGAAGCCGTGGCGCACGAACTGGCCAAGCTGGAAAAGGAAGTCCCGCCTGTCGGCGGCCATGCCTGA
- a CDS encoding efflux RND transporter periplasmic adaptor subunit: MPTPRPFIAVPTLLLCLVMAACGKDDAGGRQQETPTVTTARLQPVRWSDELTALGTAKARESVDITASVTQTVASVDFDSGQFVKRGQGLVTLTQREQSAGVAEAQASLRDAEQLYERNSRLADQQLIARSELETQRTALEAARARVAVQRATVADRVIRAPFDGVLGLRLVSAGTLVTPGTPITTLDDVSLIKLDFTFPESSLSQLAAGQRINARSDAWPGERFEGAITTIDSRVDPATRAVMVRAEIPNPDGKLRPGMLLEVGVERASRETLAIPELALQQSGTNASVFRVETGNKVKQVPVKIGARRRGEVEILSGLKAGDRIVVDGTVKIRDGSTIRDVTEGAETAQADEN; this comes from the coding sequence ATGCCGACTCCCCGACCGTTTATCGCCGTTCCGACGCTGCTGCTATGCCTGGTCATGGCCGCCTGCGGCAAGGACGACGCCGGCGGACGCCAGCAGGAGACCCCGACGGTGACCACCGCACGCCTGCAGCCGGTGCGCTGGAGCGACGAGCTGACCGCGCTGGGCACGGCCAAGGCGCGCGAATCGGTCGACATCACCGCCAGCGTCACCCAGACCGTGGCCAGCGTCGATTTCGACAGCGGCCAATTCGTCAAGCGCGGCCAGGGCCTGGTCACGCTGACCCAGCGCGAGCAGAGCGCTGGCGTCGCCGAAGCCCAGGCCTCGCTGCGCGACGCCGAACAATTGTACGAACGCAACAGCCGCCTCGCCGACCAGCAACTGATCGCGCGCTCGGAACTGGAAACCCAGCGCACCGCGCTCGAAGCCGCGCGGGCTCGCGTCGCCGTGCAACGCGCCACCGTCGCCGACCGCGTGATCCGCGCGCCTTTCGACGGCGTGCTGGGCCTGCGCCTGGTCAGCGCCGGCACGCTGGTGACGCCCGGCACGCCGATCACGACCTTGGACGACGTGTCGCTGATCAAACTCGATTTCACCTTCCCCGAATCTTCCCTGTCGCAGTTGGCTGCGGGCCAGCGCATCAATGCACGCAGCGACGCATGGCCCGGCGAGCGCTTCGAGGGCGCGATCACCACGATCGATTCGCGGGTCGATCCGGCGACCCGCGCAGTGATGGTGCGCGCCGAAATCCCGAACCCCGACGGCAAATTGCGCCCGGGCATGCTGCTCGAGGTGGGCGTCGAGCGCGCGTCGCGCGAAACGCTCGCGATACCCGAATTGGCCCTACAGCAATCCGGCACCAATGCCAGCGTGTTCCGGGTCGAGACCGGCAACAAGGTCAAGCAGGTGCCGGTCAAGATCGGCGCGCGCCGCCGCGGCGAGGTGGAGATCCTTTCCGGCCTGAAAGCGGGGGACCGCATCGTCGTCGACGGCACGGTCAAGATCCGCGACGGTTCGACCATCCGGGACGTGACCGAGGGTGCGGAGACGGCGCAGGCGGACGAGAACTAA
- the cysK gene encoding cysteine synthase A codes for MIHDSILDTIGRTPVVRLRRIAPANVELYAKVESFNPGGSVKDRLAIAIILDAEIKGLLKSGDTVIEATSGNTGVALAMVCAARGYKFVATMSETFSIERRKLMRAYGAKVILTPAAERGSGMVRRAEELAKKHGWFLARQFENPANPAYHRQTTAAEILRDFAGRRLDHFVTGWGTGGTLTGVGEVLKVARPEVKVTACEPAGASLLAGKEWQPHKIQGWTPDFVPAVLNRDAAAQILPIDDVLARDTARRLAQEEGVFVGISAGATVAAALEVAKSAKDGEAILAMLPDTGERYLSTFLFEGVNEGSDDEWLASL; via the coding sequence ATGATCCACGACAGCATTCTCGACACCATCGGCCGCACTCCGGTCGTGCGCCTGCGGCGCATCGCGCCCGCCAATGTCGAACTTTACGCCAAGGTCGAATCGTTCAATCCAGGCGGTTCGGTCAAGGACCGCCTGGCCATCGCCATCATCCTCGACGCCGAAATCAAAGGCCTGCTGAAATCCGGCGACACCGTGATCGAAGCCACGTCGGGCAACACGGGCGTCGCGCTGGCGATGGTTTGCGCGGCGCGCGGCTACAAATTCGTAGCGACGATGTCGGAAACCTTCTCGATCGAACGCCGCAAGCTGATGCGCGCTTACGGCGCGAAAGTGATCCTCACGCCCGCGGCCGAACGCGGCAGCGGCATGGTGCGCAGAGCCGAAGAGTTGGCGAAGAAGCACGGCTGGTTCCTCGCGCGCCAATTCGAGAATCCGGCCAACCCCGCCTATCACCGGCAGACCACCGCCGCGGAAATCCTGCGCGATTTCGCCGGCCGCCGGCTCGACCATTTCGTCACGGGCTGGGGCACCGGCGGCACGCTGACCGGCGTCGGCGAAGTGCTCAAGGTCGCGCGGCCGGAAGTGAAGGTCACCGCTTGCGAACCGGCCGGCGCTTCGCTGCTCGCCGGCAAGGAATGGCAGCCGCACAAGATCCAAGGCTGGACGCCGGATTTCGTTCCCGCGGTGTTGAACCGCGATGCAGCCGCGCAGATCCTGCCGATCGACGACGTGCTGGCCCGCGATACCGCGCGCCGCTTGGCGCAAGAAGAAGGCGTATTCGTCGGCATCTCGGCCGGCGCCACTGTGGCCGCCGCGCTGGAAGTGGCCAAGTCGGCGAAGGACGGCGAGGCGATCCTGGCGATGCTGCCCGATACCGGCGAGCGTTATCTGTCGACCTTCCTGTTCGAAGGCGTCAATGAGGGCTCCGACGACGAGTGGTTGGCTTCGCTGTAG
- a CDS encoding YadA-like family protein — MEPDQMNRLTRSSSAARPTALALALLALCAAAPVFAGNPNTCNLNNGVDNDAEVDGGSTATGTDATSCGSSNIASGDRSTAFGFSNEATGTQSNAIGEDNSATSLNSSAIGVQNQAISEGSSAFGNNNRADFSFASAFGFQNRAHGDHSNAFGNNNLADGAFSSAIGTENFAFGQASSAFGSNTSATGDGAVTLGSGFDVNGNGFFDTEIDFNNDGFTDTGSEVTWAGGDHAVAIGSASHAIGDRSVAMGTLTQAMGSSSVAIGSSATAQGSNSIAAGSWFDRDGDGIQGADETSLAASDHAAAFGPGAHALELRTVAVGAGSQALAVDSVALGSGAVADRANTISVGSFGNERQIVNVADGTQGTDAVNLNQLNATLTTAKAYTDTAVATGGTAANAYTDDQIANVKGEMQAGDAQTLSAANAYTDQKFSQVDFSGINDRFDRIDQRFGQMGERIDRGNALGAAMAQMSAIAAGGNGPRGRVAVGAGFHGGRQALSVGYGVRVGSRGVFTLGGAFSGSERSAGIGFGADL; from the coding sequence ATGGAGCCCGATCAGATGAACCGTTTAACCCGATCCTCTTCGGCCGCGCGCCCAACGGCGCTGGCCTTAGCCCTGCTGGCCCTATGCGCCGCCGCACCGGTCTTCGCAGGCAACCCCAACACCTGCAACCTCAACAACGGCGTGGACAACGATGCCGAAGTGGATGGCGGCAGCACGGCAACGGGCACCGACGCCACGTCCTGCGGATCGTCAAATATCGCTAGCGGCGATAGAAGCACTGCGTTCGGCTTCAGTAATGAAGCCACCGGGACGCAAAGCAATGCCATTGGCGAAGATAATTCGGCTACCAGCCTCAACAGCAGTGCAATTGGCGTGCAGAACCAAGCTATAAGTGAGGGCAGCAGCGCGTTCGGAAACAACAACCGTGCTGATTTCTCTTTTGCCAGCGCATTCGGTTTTCAGAATCGGGCGCATGGCGATCACAGCAACGCTTTTGGTAACAATAATCTTGCCGATGGCGCTTTCAGCAGCGCCATCGGCACCGAAAATTTCGCTTTCGGCCAGGCTAGCAGCGCATTCGGTTCTAACACCAGCGCCACTGGCGATGGCGCTGTAACTCTAGGCAGCGGATTCGACGTCAATGGCAACGGCTTCTTCGATACGGAGATTGACTTCAACAACGATGGATTTACTGACACCGGTAGCGAAGTAACCTGGGCCGGCGGCGACCATGCTGTTGCGATCGGTTCGGCCAGTCACGCAATAGGCGACCGCTCCGTAGCAATGGGTACCTTGACCCAAGCCATGGGTTCATCCAGCGTGGCGATAGGATCCTCTGCCACCGCTCAAGGCAGCAACAGCATCGCCGCAGGCAGTTGGTTCGACCGGGATGGCGACGGCATACAAGGTGCCGACGAAACAAGCTTGGCTGCGAGCGATCACGCCGCCGCCTTCGGCCCCGGTGCGCACGCACTGGAGTTGCGAACCGTGGCCGTCGGCGCTGGCAGCCAAGCGCTAGCTGTGGACAGCGTGGCTTTAGGCAGCGGCGCCGTCGCCGATCGCGCCAACACCATTTCGGTGGGCTCCTTCGGCAACGAACGCCAGATCGTCAACGTCGCCGACGGCACGCAAGGCACCGATGCGGTCAACCTCAATCAGCTCAATGCCACCTTGACGACGGCCAAGGCCTACACCGATACCGCCGTGGCTACCGGCGGCACCGCTGCCAACGCCTACACCGACGATCAGATCGCCAACGTCAAAGGCGAGATGCAAGCTGGCGATGCGCAAACGCTGTCGGCCGCCAACGCTTACACCGACCAGAAGTTCTCGCAGGTCGATTTCTCCGGCATCAACGATCGCTTCGACCGCATCGACCAACGCTTCGGCCAGATGGGTGAGCGCATCGACCGCGGCAATGCGCTGGGCGCAGCCATGGCGCAGATGAGCGCGATCGCTGCCGGCGGCAACGGCCCGCGCGGACGCGTGGCGGTCGGCGCCGGTTTCCACGGCGGTCGGCAGGCGCTGTCCGTCGGTTACGGCGTCCGCGTGGGCAGCCGCGGCGTGTTCACGCTCGGCGGCGCGTTCAGCGGGTCGGAGCGTTCGGCCGGCATCGGGTTCGGGGCGGATCTGTAA
- a CDS encoding serine hydrolase domain-containing protein: MGESVDALMRDYQGDVPGASVLVIENGKSVVSRSYGYADLEKRIAASPRTNYRLASVSKQFTAASILLLAQDGKLGLDDPVRKWLPSLPASADAITLKHLLTHTSGLIDYEEVMAQDATENEQVHDADVLRLLETQGRTYFAPGSGYRYSNGGYALLALIVEKASGKRYAAFLHDRVFEPLGMKRTVAYEKGVSEVADRAYGYSLIDGRWQRADQSSTSAVLGDGGIYSSIDDLTKWDAAQYDDRLLDAPSRKLAATPWTKTDDPAVEYGYGWRVTGETLWHSGETIGFRNVIVRYPQRKLTVVVLTNRDDPEPYKKALQIARLFL; the protein is encoded by the coding sequence ATGGGCGAATCCGTCGATGCGCTGATGCGCGACTACCAGGGCGACGTGCCCGGCGCTTCGGTCCTGGTGATCGAGAACGGCAAGTCCGTGGTCAGCCGCAGCTACGGCTATGCCGATCTGGAAAAGCGGATCGCCGCATCGCCGCGCACCAATTACCGGCTTGCTTCGGTGAGCAAGCAGTTCACCGCCGCATCGATCCTGCTGCTGGCGCAGGACGGCAAGCTCGGCCTGGACGACCCGGTGCGAAAATGGCTGCCTTCGCTGCCGGCCAGCGCCGATGCGATCACGCTGAAGCACCTGTTGACCCACACGTCCGGCTTGATCGATTACGAAGAGGTGATGGCGCAGGACGCCACCGAAAACGAACAGGTGCACGATGCCGACGTGCTGCGGCTGCTCGAAACGCAAGGCCGCACTTACTTCGCGCCCGGCAGCGGCTACCGCTACAGCAACGGCGGTTACGCGCTGTTGGCGCTGATCGTCGAGAAAGCGTCCGGGAAACGCTATGCAGCGTTCCTGCACGACCGCGTTTTCGAACCGCTGGGCATGAAGCGCACCGTCGCGTACGAAAAGGGCGTCTCTGAAGTGGCCGATCGCGCCTATGGCTACAGCCTGATCGACGGCCGCTGGCAGCGCGCCGACCAAAGCTCCACCAGCGCGGTGCTCGGCGACGGCGGCATCTACTCGTCGATCGACGACCTGACCAAATGGGATGCCGCGCAATACGACGATCGTCTGCTCGACGCGCCATCGCGCAAGCTCGCCGCCACGCCGTGGACCAAGACCGACGATCCGGCGGTCGAGTACGGCTACGGCTGGCGCGTCACCGGCGAAACCCTGTGGCATTCGGGCGAAACGATCGGCTTCCGCAATGTGATCGTGCGCTATCCGCAGCGCAAGCTGACCGTGGTCGTGCTGACCAACCGCGACGATCCGGAGCCGTACAAGAAAGCGCTGCAGATCGCGCGATTGTTCTTGTAG
- a CDS encoding ribosomal protein L7/L12 translates to MSNAIRLPPEAAAALARGELIQAIKIVREATGLGLKEAKDLVEAYAKQPDRVVASRVSALREKAAAANLAFPQQVSEALARGELIDAIKRLREANPQLGLKEAKDAVDAIVGKHPAPSKAQHGARRVPTVVQGDSGRSSWIWVVAILLAAAVWMWMASGG, encoded by the coding sequence ATGTCCAACGCGATCCGCCTGCCGCCCGAAGCCGCCGCTGCGCTCGCGCGCGGGGAACTGATCCAGGCGATCAAGATCGTCCGCGAAGCCACGGGTCTGGGCTTGAAGGAAGCCAAGGATCTCGTCGAGGCTTATGCCAAACAGCCGGATCGGGTCGTTGCCAGCAGGGTCAGCGCACTGCGCGAAAAGGCCGCGGCGGCGAATCTCGCGTTCCCGCAGCAGGTGTCCGAAGCGCTGGCGCGAGGCGAGCTGATCGACGCGATCAAACGCCTGCGCGAAGCCAATCCGCAATTGGGTTTGAAGGAAGCCAAGGATGCGGTCGATGCCATCGTCGGCAAGCATCCGGCCCCCAGCAAGGCGCAACATGGCGCGCGGCGCGTGCCGACCGTGGTGCAGGGCGACAGCGGGCGCAGCAGTTGGATCTGGGTGGTGGCGATCCTGCTCGCCGCTGCGGTCTGGATGTGGATGGCGAGCGGCGGCTGA
- a CDS encoding class I fructose-bisphosphate aldolase, which translates to MSIEQLAETAQAMVAAGKGIIAIDESNNTIAKRFAGVGIDNTEENRRAYRELLLTTPKLGDYISGAILYDETIRQSTKAGVPFTKVMMDNGIIPGIKVDKGPQPLAGFPGEVVTEGLDGLRERLQEYYKLGARFAKWRAVINIGDDIPSGTCIEANSHALARYAALCQECGLVPMVEPEVIMDGSHDIETCYEVTEVVLRSLFDALYQQSVMLEGTILKASMVIPGKDSGEEASVEEVAESTLMCLKSTVPAILPGIVFLSGGQSDEEATAHLDAMNRMGPNPWPLSFSYGRAMQSAALKLWSQDLANNVGKAQETVFARARDNGLAALGKWSKAA; encoded by the coding sequence ATGAGCATCGAACAGCTTGCCGAAACCGCCCAGGCCATGGTCGCCGCGGGCAAGGGCATCATCGCCATCGATGAGTCCAACAACACCATCGCCAAGCGCTTCGCCGGCGTGGGCATCGACAACACCGAAGAGAACCGGCGCGCTTACCGCGAGCTGCTGCTGACCACCCCCAAGCTGGGCGATTACATCAGCGGCGCGATCCTGTACGACGAGACCATCCGCCAGTCCACCAAGGCCGGCGTGCCTTTCACCAAGGTGATGATGGACAACGGCATCATCCCGGGCATCAAGGTCGACAAGGGCCCGCAGCCGCTGGCCGGCTTCCCGGGCGAAGTGGTGACCGAAGGCCTGGACGGCCTGCGCGAGCGCCTGCAGGAGTACTACAAGCTCGGCGCGCGTTTCGCCAAGTGGCGGGCGGTGATCAATATCGGCGACGACATCCCGTCCGGCACCTGCATCGAAGCCAATTCGCACGCGTTGGCGCGTTACGCCGCGCTGTGCCAGGAATGCGGCCTGGTGCCGATGGTGGAGCCGGAAGTGATCATGGACGGCAGCCACGACATCGAGACCTGCTACGAAGTCACCGAAGTGGTGCTGCGTTCGCTGTTCGACGCGCTGTACCAGCAGAGCGTGATGCTGGAAGGCACGATCCTGAAGGCGTCGATGGTGATTCCGGGCAAGGACAGCGGCGAGGAGGCATCGGTCGAGGAAGTCGCCGAATCCACCCTGATGTGCCTGAAATCCACCGTGCCGGCGATCCTGCCGGGCATCGTGTTCCTGTCGGGCGGCCAGAGCGACGAGGAAGCCACCGCGCACCTGGATGCGATGAACCGCATGGGCCCGAATCCGTGGCCGCTGTCGTTCTCCTACGGCCGCGCCATGCAGTCGGCCGCGCTCAAGCTATGGTCGCAGGACCTGGCCAACAACGTCGGCAAGGCGCAGGAAACCGTGTTCGCCCGTGCCAGGGACAACGGGCTGGCGGCGTTGGGCAAGTGGAGCAAGGCCGCCTGA
- a CDS encoding energy transducer TonB, which yields MTAPAFAAEPVRVVNEGGIKTAWALPPGTRLPAPVYPPQFSDRALEVCVGVGYLLNADGSTSHYALLKAWNSASGQREPSPGFWAAFAQSAADALQHWRFQPRPETGRPVPVYTVATMLFGKPETTASPQLRQRCAIPNLAQHLIAIRADSSKRRLLDTDLFDRMQLEPEDFKTRPH from the coding sequence GTGACGGCCCCGGCCTTCGCCGCAGAGCCGGTCCGGGTCGTCAACGAAGGCGGCATCAAGACTGCTTGGGCGTTGCCCCCGGGCACCCGCCTTCCCGCCCCGGTTTATCCACCGCAGTTTTCAGATCGCGCTCTGGAAGTCTGCGTCGGCGTCGGTTACCTGCTGAATGCGGACGGCAGCACTTCCCACTACGCACTGCTGAAAGCCTGGAACAGCGCGAGCGGCCAGCGCGAACCATCGCCCGGTTTTTGGGCCGCTTTCGCCCAATCTGCGGCCGATGCGTTGCAGCATTGGCGGTTCCAGCCGCGGCCGGAGACCGGTCGCCCGGTGCCGGTATACACCGTCGCGACAATGCTATTCGGCAAGCCGGAAACGACGGCTTCGCCACAGTTGCGGCAGCGCTGCGCCATCCCCAATCTGGCGCAGCACCTGATCGCCATCCGCGCAGATTCGAGCAAGCGACGTCTGCTCGACACCGATTTGTTCGACCGGATGCAGCTCGAGCCCGAAGATTTCAAGACGCGGCCCCACTAG